The following are from one region of the Mesorhizobium sp. B2-8-5 genome:
- the argE gene encoding acetylornithine deacetylase — translation MDSTRILEKLIAFPTVSRDSNLDLIGYAAELLGESGIANQIIHSADGHKANLFATIGPADKPGIMLSGHTDVVPVDGQNWTLPPFAMTKRDGKLFGRGAADMKGFVASALAACLKARKMALRTPLHLALSYDEEVGCLGVRDLIEMLSAAPQRPLLCIVGEPTNMQVATGHKGKLAARALCKGREGHSALAPLALNAIHLGCDFVRALRDEQDRLARDGARDGDYDIPYTTVHVGKINAGVALNIVSNLCQVDFEIRNVAADDAAGILDRLRSAAARIAADAASIAPEAAIDIEITNTYPGLDTPAASEAVAFVKSLTGANSTMKVAFGTEGGLFSRDLGTPAVVCGPGSMAQGHKPDEFVSVEQLRRCDEMLERLLSRLADGWP, via the coding sequence ATGGACAGCACCAGGATCCTCGAAAAGTTGATCGCCTTCCCGACAGTGAGCCGCGACTCGAACCTCGACCTCATCGGCTATGCGGCGGAGCTGCTCGGAGAGAGCGGCATCGCCAACCAGATCATCCACAGCGCGGACGGCCACAAGGCCAATCTCTTTGCCACCATCGGACCGGCCGACAAGCCCGGCATCATGCTGTCCGGCCATACCGACGTCGTTCCCGTCGACGGCCAGAACTGGACCCTGCCGCCATTCGCGATGACCAAGCGCGACGGCAAGCTTTTCGGGCGCGGCGCGGCGGACATGAAGGGTTTCGTGGCCTCAGCTCTCGCGGCCTGTCTCAAGGCCCGGAAGATGGCGCTGCGCACGCCCTTGCATCTGGCGCTCTCCTACGACGAGGAAGTCGGATGTCTCGGCGTGCGCGACCTGATCGAAATGCTGAGTGCAGCGCCCCAACGGCCGCTGCTGTGCATCGTCGGCGAGCCGACCAACATGCAGGTGGCGACCGGGCACAAGGGCAAGCTTGCGGCGCGCGCTCTCTGCAAGGGACGCGAAGGCCATTCGGCGCTCGCCCCGCTGGCGCTCAACGCCATCCATCTCGGTTGTGATTTCGTGCGGGCCTTGCGCGACGAACAGGATCGGCTGGCCCGCGACGGCGCTCGCGACGGCGACTACGACATTCCCTACACGACCGTGCATGTCGGCAAGATCAATGCCGGCGTGGCGCTCAACATCGTGTCCAACCTTTGCCAGGTCGATTTCGAGATCCGCAACGTCGCCGCCGACGATGCCGCCGGCATTCTCGACAGGCTGCGCAGTGCTGCGGCGCGCATTGCCGCCGACGCCGCTTCGATCGCGCCCGAAGCGGCGATCGACATCGAGATCACCAACACCTATCCGGGTCTCGACACGCCGGCCGCTTCGGAAGCCGTCGCCTTCGTCAAATCGCTGACCGGCGCCAACAGCACCATGAAGGTCGCTTTCGGCACGGAAGGCGGCTTGTTCAGCCGCGATCTCGGCACGCCCGCCGTCGTCTGCGGACCGGGCTCGATGGCGCAGGGGCACAAGCCGGACGAATTCGTCAGCGTCGAACAGCTGCGGCGTTGCGACGAGATGCTGGAGAGGCTGCTGTCACGGCTCGCCGACGGCTGGCCGTGA
- a CDS encoding NAD(P)-binding protein encodes MRDPRYDILFEPMKIGPVTAKNRFYQVPHCNGGGYRDPSAAAEMRRMKSEGGWGVIFTEQTEMHHTSEITPFIELRLWDDADIPALAKMAKAMHEYGALAGVQLAYSGINGPNLYTKEVPRGPSALPIRTFTNDPVQARAMDREDIRDLRRWHRNAFKRAKQAGFDLVCLYGAHGFGIIQHFLSTATNQRSDEYGGSLENRSRLMRELIEEGRDAIGDTCGLTLRLSLDEMIGELGFANSEVRDMIEMHAELPDLWDLAHGAWEDCSGPSRFKEEAAQESLVSGIKKLTSRPVVGVGRFTSPDVMVRMIKSGTLDFIGCARPSIADPFLPRKVEEGRIEDIRECIGCNICITGDMTMSISRCTQNPTFMEEWRKGWHPERMQAKGDSDSVLIVGAGPAGLEAARALGLRGYQVAIAEAGTELGGRVARECLLPGLSAWGRVRDYRQYQLSQMPNVDIYFESRLSADDILSFGFQNVAIATGSTWRRDGVARAHVVPMPIDAAMPVYTPDDLMGGKVPSGNVVLFDDDHYYMGGVLAELMARQGAKVTLVTPSAYVSDWTRNTLEQGAIHRRLAELGVDIVLNRTVTSIVSGGLATACVYTGAKQDMAADAVVLVTSRNQDDAVWHALKARENEWANNGIRSVKVIGDAEAPGPIAWATYAGHRFARELDEADIGDALPFRREVTALADG; translated from the coding sequence ATGCGCGACCCACGCTACGACATTCTGTTCGAGCCGATGAAGATCGGTCCGGTGACGGCCAAGAACCGTTTCTACCAGGTTCCCCATTGCAATGGCGGCGGCTATCGCGATCCTTCCGCCGCTGCCGAGATGCGCCGGATGAAATCCGAAGGTGGCTGGGGCGTCATTTTCACCGAACAGACGGAGATGCACCACACCTCCGAGATCACGCCCTTCATCGAGCTCAGGCTGTGGGACGACGCCGATATTCCGGCCTTGGCCAAGATGGCCAAGGCGATGCACGAATATGGCGCGCTGGCCGGCGTCCAACTCGCCTATTCCGGCATCAACGGCCCCAATCTCTACACCAAGGAGGTCCCGCGCGGGCCGTCGGCCTTGCCGATCCGCACCTTCACCAACGATCCGGTGCAGGCGCGCGCGATGGACAGAGAGGATATTCGCGACCTGCGCCGCTGGCACCGCAACGCCTTCAAACGCGCCAAGCAGGCAGGCTTCGATTTGGTCTGCCTTTACGGCGCGCACGGCTTCGGCATCATCCAGCACTTCCTGTCCACTGCCACCAACCAGCGCAGCGACGAATATGGCGGCTCGCTGGAAAACCGCTCGCGGCTGATGCGCGAGCTGATCGAGGAAGGGCGCGACGCGATCGGCGACACGTGCGGCCTGACGCTCAGGCTGTCGCTCGACGAGATGATCGGTGAGCTTGGCTTCGCCAATTCGGAAGTCCGCGACATGATCGAGATGCATGCCGAGCTGCCTGATCTCTGGGATCTCGCCCACGGCGCCTGGGAGGACTGCTCGGGACCGTCGCGCTTCAAGGAAGAGGCGGCGCAGGAAAGCCTCGTCTCCGGCATCAAGAAGCTGACCTCGAGGCCGGTCGTCGGCGTCGGCCGCTTCACCTCGCCGGATGTCATGGTCAGGATGATCAAGTCGGGCACGCTCGACTTCATCGGCTGCGCCCGCCCGTCGATCGCCGATCCCTTCCTGCCGAGGAAGGTCGAGGAAGGCCGCATCGAGGATATCCGCGAATGCATCGGCTGCAACATCTGCATCACCGGCGACATGACGATGTCGATCTCGCGCTGCACGCAGAACCCGACCTTCATGGAGGAATGGCGCAAGGGCTGGCATCCGGAGCGCATGCAGGCAAAGGGCGACAGCGACAGCGTGCTGATCGTCGGCGCCGGGCCCGCCGGGTTGGAGGCCGCCCGCGCGCTCGGCCTGCGCGGCTACCAGGTGGCCATTGCGGAAGCCGGCACCGAGCTTGGTGGCCGCGTGGCGCGCGAGTGCCTGCTGCCGGGCCTGTCGGCCTGGGGCCGGGTGCGCGACTACCGGCAGTACCAGCTCAGCCAGATGCCGAATGTCGACATCTATTTCGAGAGCCGGCTGTCGGCGGACGACATCCTGTCCTTCGGCTTCCAGAACGTCGCCATCGCCACCGGATCGACCTGGCGTCGCGACGGCGTGGCACGCGCCCATGTCGTGCCGATGCCGATCGACGCCGCAATGCCGGTCTACACGCCCGACGATCTGATGGGCGGCAAGGTGCCCTCCGGCAACGTCGTGCTGTTCGACGACGACCACTATTACATGGGCGGCGTGCTGGCCGAGCTGATGGCGCGCCAGGGCGCGAAGGTGACCTTGGTGACCCCTTCGGCCTATGTCTCGGACTGGACCCGCAACACGCTGGAGCAGGGGGCCATCCACCGCCGCCTGGCGGAGTTGGGGGTCGATATCGTCCTCAACAGGACCGTCACGAGCATCGTTTCGGGCGGCCTCGCGACGGCCTGCGTCTATACCGGCGCGAAACAGGACATGGCCGCCGATGCCGTCGTCCTGGTGACGTCGCGCAATCAGGACGACGCCGTCTGGCACGCGCTGAAAGCCCGGGAAAACGAGTGGGCCAACAATGGCATCCGTTCGGTCAAGGTCATCGGCGATGCGGAAGCGCCGGGACCGATCGCCTGGGCTACCTATGCCGGCCATCGCTTCGCCCGCGAACTGGACGAAGCCGATATCGGTGACGCGCTGCCTTTCCGGCGTGAGGTGACGGCGCTGGCGGACGGCTAG
- a CDS encoding SDR family NAD(P)-dependent oxidoreductase — MRCNLSDRVALVTGAAGAIGSAIAKRLSDNGAAVVVADIDMAGAERVAAGLCNARACALDIRDGQSVDAAIARVCEQYGRLDILVNNAGVNTLAHRVTIDEFPAEEWDRITGIDLDGLYIMSRAALAPMLAAGRGGRIVNIASVVGLAAMRLQSPFVAAKAAIVHLTRSMAIELGAQGILTNAVAPGSVMTALTAKLFYGDDGKFAGRTQEFLAHVPLGRPAQPEEIAEAVLFLASPAASYINGQVLAVDGGWTAGYMM; from the coding sequence ATGCGGTGTAACTTATCGGATCGGGTCGCCTTGGTTACCGGGGCGGCGGGCGCAATCGGAAGTGCCATCGCCAAACGGCTTTCGGATAACGGGGCCGCGGTTGTCGTCGCGGACATCGACATGGCAGGCGCCGAGCGCGTCGCGGCCGGACTGTGCAATGCGAGGGCCTGCGCGCTCGATATTCGCGACGGCCAATCGGTCGATGCCGCGATCGCCAGGGTTTGCGAGCAGTACGGACGGCTCGACATCCTGGTCAACAATGCCGGCGTCAATACCTTGGCGCACCGCGTCACCATAGACGAATTTCCTGCCGAGGAGTGGGATCGCATCACCGGCATCGACCTCGACGGCCTCTACATCATGAGCCGCGCCGCATTGGCGCCGATGCTTGCGGCCGGGAGGGGTGGACGTATCGTCAACATCGCTTCGGTCGTCGGCCTTGCCGCGATGCGCCTGCAAAGCCCGTTCGTCGCCGCCAAGGCCGCCATCGTGCATCTGACGCGGTCGATGGCGATCGAACTGGGCGCCCAGGGGATCCTTACCAATGCGGTCGCGCCCGGCTCGGTGATGACTGCGCTGACCGCCAAGCTGTTCTACGGGGACGACGGCAAGTTCGCCGGGCGCACCCAGGAGTTCCTCGCCCATGTGCCGCTCGGCCGGCCGGCCCAGCCGGAGGAGATCGCCGAAGCGGTGCTGTTCCTGGCTTCTCCGGCCGCCAGCTACATCAACGGCCAGGTGCTGGCCGTCGATGGCGGCTGGACCGCGGGATACATGATGTGA
- a CDS encoding SDR family oxidoreductase has translation MSAAMEIDLAGATIALDGETNAIVDAVLAALRANGGHIVEGAPTRAAADILLISCPLRPGTKAEDPRSLYADARKAAMTMTERGGRIVFLISAVAGMPMRRHPRFSMENASILAGMRALAMEFGPKILVNAVGFGAVEDDAIVTGDKAMLSHTPVGRAGSIEEAVAAVLFFCDPLNSYTTGQMLGVDGGWAAGYGRNF, from the coding sequence GTGAGCGCCGCCATGGAAATCGATCTTGCCGGCGCCACGATCGCGCTGGACGGCGAAACCAATGCGATCGTCGACGCGGTGCTCGCCGCATTGCGCGCCAATGGCGGTCATATCGTCGAGGGCGCCCCCACGCGCGCCGCCGCCGATATCCTGCTGATCTCGTGTCCGCTACGCCCGGGAACGAAAGCCGAAGATCCGCGCTCCCTGTATGCCGATGCGCGCAAGGCCGCCATGACGATGACCGAGCGCGGCGGCCGCATCGTCTTCCTGATCTCGGCGGTCGCCGGCATGCCGATGCGTCGCCATCCGCGCTTTTCCATGGAGAACGCGTCGATCCTTGCCGGGATGCGTGCCCTGGCCATGGAATTCGGGCCGAAAATCCTGGTCAATGCGGTTGGCTTCGGCGCGGTCGAGGACGACGCCATCGTTACAGGCGACAAGGCGATGCTCAGCCACACCCCGGTCGGCCGCGCCGGCAGCATCGAGGAAGCGGTCGCCGCGGTGCTGTTCTTCTGCGATCCGTTGAACAGCTACACCACCGGGCAGATGCTGGGCGTCGACGGCGGCTGGGCGGCGGGCTATGGGCGCAACTTCTGA
- a CDS encoding aldose 1-epimerase yields MGATSEAPTLRAGALDVELAPAIGGSVSAMRWRGVDLMRRLSDDDRDAGNVLGVAMFPMVPYANRIAGNEFDFGARRWRVLPNNPPETFNVHGSGWKQPWTVTGSGAAAATLVLEVAAGAEPYSYRAEQAFVVSEEGLGVTMTLTNTGPVPMPFGFGLHPWFDRDRGVTLQFSARRFHLEEPEGISGDPITLPPELDFAKGGPLPDGWRNNDYGGWTGEAIIRFPSRGAGLRIAADPVFKHLMLYADPTKPYFCLEPQTNASGAFGRGRWSDPDEGVIVLAPGESAAGAVSFMPFALPPGAA; encoded by the coding sequence ATGGGCGCAACTTCTGAGGCGCCGACACTGAGGGCAGGGGCGCTGGACGTCGAACTGGCACCGGCAATCGGCGGCAGCGTCAGCGCGATGCGCTGGCGCGGCGTTGATCTCATGCGCCGGCTTTCGGATGACGATCGCGATGCGGGCAACGTGCTGGGCGTCGCCATGTTCCCGATGGTGCCCTACGCCAACCGCATCGCCGGCAACGAATTCGACTTCGGGGCAAGGCGCTGGCGGGTTCTGCCCAACAATCCGCCTGAGACATTCAACGTGCATGGCAGCGGCTGGAAACAGCCGTGGACCGTCACCGGAAGCGGTGCCGCCGCGGCCACGCTGGTGCTTGAGGTCGCCGCCGGCGCGGAACCCTATTCCTATCGCGCCGAGCAGGCCTTTGTCGTCTCGGAGGAGGGTCTCGGCGTCACGATGACGCTGACCAACACCGGGCCGGTTCCCATGCCGTTCGGCTTTGGCTTGCATCCGTGGTTCGATCGAGATCGCGGCGTGACGCTGCAATTCAGCGCCCGGCGCTTCCATCTCGAAGAGCCCGAAGGCATTTCGGGCGATCCGATCACGCTGCCGCCCGAACTGGATTTCGCGAAGGGCGGGCCGCTGCCCGACGGTTGGCGCAACAATGACTACGGCGGCTGGACCGGCGAAGCGATCATCCGCTTTCCGTCGCGCGGCGCCGGATTGCGGATCGCCGCCGATCCCGTCTTCAAGCATCTGATGCTCTATGCCGACCCGACCAAGCCCTATTTCTGCCTGGAACCGCAGACGAATGCCTCGGGCGCTTTCGGCCGTGGCCGATGGAGCGATCCGGATGAAGGCGTGATCGTGCTTGCGCCCGGCGAAAGCGCGGCGGGCGCCGTCTCGTTCATGCCGTTCGCGCTTCCACCCGGGGCAGCTTAG
- a CDS encoding SDR family NAD(P)-dependent oxidoreductase, whose protein sequence is MMFAGKRVLVTGAATGIGRATAEYLVAQGAAVFGAGLDAEEGKALAGRYAGDKLIFRKTDLAREIEVRAAVAEATERFGGLDAVVNCAGIYPTGKRLEELSDEDWDRTIAVNLTAIFRVCRATLPLLRAAGGGSIVNIASVHADATVPGVPAYAATKAAVVGLSRQMALDYAVDRIRVNAVLVGSVATRMTLDGLEAAGGAEALGLSFEPNRIARIANPSEIASAIGFLISDASSFVTGSAMQVDGGLLARLL, encoded by the coding sequence ATGATGTTCGCCGGCAAACGCGTTCTGGTGACCGGCGCGGCCACCGGCATCGGCCGGGCGACGGCCGAATATCTCGTCGCTCAGGGCGCGGCCGTGTTCGGCGCCGGGCTGGATGCCGAGGAGGGCAAGGCACTTGCCGGCCGTTACGCCGGCGACAAATTGATCTTTCGCAAGACGGATCTCGCCCGCGAAATCGAGGTGCGAGCGGCCGTGGCGGAGGCGACGGAGCGGTTCGGCGGGCTTGACGCCGTCGTCAACTGCGCCGGCATCTATCCGACCGGCAAGCGGCTCGAGGAGCTTTCCGACGAAGACTGGGACAGGACCATTGCTGTCAACCTGACCGCCATCTTCCGTGTCTGCCGCGCGACCTTGCCGCTGCTGCGCGCGGCTGGCGGCGGCTCGATCGTCAACATCGCCTCGGTGCACGCCGATGCCACGGTTCCCGGCGTGCCAGCCTATGCGGCGACAAAGGCGGCGGTCGTTGGATTGTCGCGACAGATGGCGCTCGACTATGCCGTCGACCGCATCCGCGTCAACGCCGTGCTTGTCGGCTCGGTCGCCACCCGAATGACACTGGACGGGCTGGAGGCGGCCGGCGGCGCGGAAGCGCTGGGCCTCTCTTTCGAACCCAACAGGATCGCGCGCATCGCCAACCCCTCCGAGATCGCCAGCGCCATCGGCTTCCTGATCTCGGACGCCTCGTCCTTCGTCACCGGCAGCGCCATGCAGGTGGATGGCGGTCTCCTGGCCCGGCTGCTCTAA
- a CDS encoding sugar ABC transporter ATP-binding protein, with amino-acid sequence MSAIAIAKSFGGVQALRGVDFDVIPGEIHALLGQNGAGKSTLVKILNGVHPAGSYVGTIKLDGRPVSFASPADARSNGVGYVPQEIEVLEQLSVAENVFAGRTGLGDGFMVHQRKLEQKAGEIFAELGIGIDPRAYVASLTSAQRHLVMIARAIVMKPRVLMLDEPTASLSGTEVDALFSVLRRLKAQGVAMIYITHRLPEVLAICDRATVLRDGQVAVRIAREDFDAETFIFSMSGQRLQRLFPEHAASVGAPTALEVRDLTVAGHSGAVHGAKDINLSVAAGEIVGLAGLLGSGRSEILHGIYGRVPATGEIRVAGETLPIRSPGDARAAGIALLTEDRKRDGLLFNLPVGANITIGNLAPLSRRGVVRGGLERSSILAAMRALNVKASSPQASVSHLSGGNQQKLLFARVLMRAPKVLLLDEPTKGVDAATRHEIYRLVVDLAEKGVGLLIVASELEELIGLCDRCLVVADGRIVDEFRRGEGGEDRVLRSVTTAQAERHASQVQVLP; translated from the coding sequence TTGTCGGCCATCGCAATCGCCAAGAGCTTCGGCGGCGTGCAGGCGCTGCGCGGCGTCGATTTCGACGTGATTCCGGGCGAGATTCACGCTCTGCTTGGCCAGAACGGCGCCGGCAAGTCGACGCTCGTCAAGATACTCAACGGTGTGCATCCGGCCGGCTCTTATGTTGGCACCATCAAGCTCGACGGCAGGCCCGTCAGCTTCGCTTCGCCCGCCGACGCGCGGTCGAACGGTGTCGGCTATGTGCCGCAGGAGATCGAAGTGCTCGAGCAGCTCTCGGTCGCCGAGAATGTCTTTGCCGGCCGCACGGGACTGGGCGACGGCTTCATGGTCCACCAGCGGAAACTGGAACAGAAGGCGGGCGAGATTTTTGCCGAGCTTGGCATCGGCATCGATCCCAGGGCCTATGTCGCATCGCTGACTTCGGCGCAGCGACATCTGGTGATGATTGCCCGCGCCATCGTCATGAAGCCGCGCGTGCTCATGCTGGACGAGCCGACCGCCTCGCTTTCCGGCACCGAGGTCGATGCGCTCTTCAGCGTGCTGCGTCGCCTCAAGGCGCAAGGTGTGGCGATGATCTACATCACCCATCGGCTGCCGGAAGTGCTGGCCATCTGTGACCGCGCCACGGTGCTGCGCGACGGACAGGTGGCGGTGCGCATCGCGAGGGAGGATTTCGACGCCGAGACCTTCATCTTCTCGATGTCGGGACAACGATTGCAGCGGCTGTTTCCCGAGCATGCGGCCTCTGTCGGAGCCCCAACCGCGCTGGAGGTTCGCGATCTGACCGTCGCCGGCCATAGCGGCGCCGTCCACGGCGCCAAGGACATCAATCTGTCGGTGGCCGCCGGCGAGATCGTCGGGCTTGCAGGCCTGCTTGGCTCCGGCCGCAGCGAGATCCTGCACGGCATCTACGGCCGCGTCCCGGCCACGGGCGAAATCCGCGTCGCCGGCGAGACCCTGCCGATCAGATCGCCAGGCGACGCCCGTGCCGCCGGCATTGCGCTTCTGACCGAGGACCGCAAGCGCGACGGCCTGCTGTTCAATCTGCCGGTCGGCGCCAACATCACCATCGGCAATCTCGCCCCCTTGTCGCGGCGCGGCGTCGTGCGCGGCGGGCTTGAACGCAGCTCCATCCTGGCCGCCATGCGCGCGCTCAACGTCAAGGCATCGTCGCCGCAGGCTTCGGTCAGCCATCTTTCGGGCGGCAACCAGCAAAAACTTCTGTTCGCCCGCGTGCTGATGCGCGCGCCGAAAGTGCTGCTGCTCGACGAGCCGACCAAAGGCGTCGACGCGGCAACCCGGCACGAAATCTACCGGCTCGTGGTCGACCTTGCCGAAAAGGGCGTGGGCCTGCTGATCGTGGCCTCCGAGCTCGAGGAGCTGATTGGTCTTTGCGACCGTTGCCTCGTCGTTGCCGATGGCCGCATCGTCGACGAATTCAGACGCGGCGAAGGCGGCGAGGATCGCGTGCTGCGTTCGGTGACCACGGCGCAAGCAGAACGCCACGCTTCGCAGGTGCAGGTATTGCCATGA
- a CDS encoding sugar ABC transporter substrate-binding protein, producing MKIDLRKGLIRTAFAAMAAAASLGSASLAQAADIHLLWVQAMKDHPVHRLMQAGFLNKCKELGYTCEVVGDPSATNWDIPATLPLAEAALARTKYDAIGVYGPDPAIYSYISKLAKEGFPIVTWHVLPPEGTVQGLKAATGEDIAGAGQNAAVAIGEKLGGKGTVALTQGASNDTENAMSAAFRKTIAEKYPNIKVLDTQMEGFEPSAAEAKAVAILQGNPDVTAAFGTTGNSIQTWSGAARKAGRDVVIIGMDYIRQNLDLVKSGAAYGIVAQPLYEESAKVAELLGDLAQGKAVPYSNPLPARVITAADLDPYYKMLDNAGQ from the coding sequence ATGAAAATCGATTTGAGAAAAGGACTGATCCGCACTGCTTTCGCGGCCATGGCGGCTGCCGCGTCGCTGGGCTCGGCGAGCCTCGCCCAGGCGGCCGATATTCATCTGCTCTGGGTGCAGGCGATGAAGGATCACCCCGTGCACCGGCTGATGCAGGCGGGTTTCCTCAACAAATGCAAGGAGCTTGGCTACACCTGCGAAGTCGTCGGCGACCCGAGCGCGACGAATTGGGACATTCCAGCAACGCTGCCGCTGGCCGAAGCCGCCCTGGCCCGCACCAAATACGACGCGATCGGCGTCTATGGTCCCGATCCGGCGATCTACTCCTACATTTCCAAGCTGGCCAAGGAGGGATTCCCGATCGTGACCTGGCATGTGCTGCCGCCGGAAGGCACGGTCCAGGGGCTGAAGGCAGCGACAGGCGAGGATATTGCCGGCGCCGGCCAGAACGCCGCCGTCGCAATCGGCGAAAAGCTCGGCGGCAAGGGCACAGTGGCGCTCACCCAGGGCGCGTCCAACGATACCGAGAACGCCATGTCGGCCGCTTTCCGCAAGACCATCGCCGAGAAGTACCCCAACATCAAGGTGCTCGACACCCAGATGGAAGGCTTCGAACCATCGGCGGCCGAGGCCAAGGCGGTGGCGATCCTGCAAGGCAATCCGGACGTGACCGCGGCCTTCGGCACCACCGGCAACAGCATCCAGACCTGGTCGGGCGCGGCCCGCAAGGCTGGACGCGACGTCGTCATCATCGGCATGGACTATATCAGGCAGAATCTCGACCTGGTGAAATCGGGCGCCGCCTACGGCATCGTCGCGCAGCCGCTCTATGAAGAGAGCGCCAAGGTTGCCGAACTGCTCGGCGATCTCGCCCAGGGCAAGGCCGTCCCCTACAGCAACCCGCTGCCGGCCAGGGTGATCACCGCCGCCGACCTCGACCCCTATTACAAGATGCTGGACAACGCCGGCCAGTAA
- a CDS encoding ABC transporter permease — translation MESAADVSSPPRDGQSFRRRLIGFIAIGEVGVLAAMALLIVFFWLLEPAFLSERNIRAILNVVSFVGIIAIGQTILLVAGEFDLSVGSVAGLSAVVAAKLMTAAALPVTVAILGGVGVGALIGLVNGLIVVRLGIPAFIQTLGMLFIGQGLIQVVTGGYPVYPLPEAISAIGGTDLAFGLGWSFAFFIVAAIAADFVLRRTVLGRNIYATGGNQEVARLVGIDTSAYKIGAFIVVGALAAIAGMFVMADLGSGGTSIGSGWELTVIAGVVVGGVSLFGGAGTVAGGVVGILMLKVVQSGLVVIGVNSNWQQIAVGVIMVMAVGLDIVRRRYFIAGA, via the coding sequence ATGGAAAGCGCGGCTGACGTGAGCTCGCCGCCCCGGGATGGGCAATCGTTCCGGCGGCGGCTGATCGGCTTCATTGCCATCGGCGAAGTGGGCGTGCTGGCGGCGATGGCTCTGCTGATCGTCTTCTTCTGGCTGCTCGAACCGGCTTTCCTGTCGGAGCGCAACATCCGCGCCATTCTCAACGTCGTGTCGTTTGTCGGCATCATCGCCATCGGCCAGACCATCCTTCTGGTCGCCGGCGAGTTCGACCTGTCCGTCGGCTCGGTGGCCGGGCTGTCCGCGGTCGTCGCCGCCAAGCTGATGACGGCGGCCGCGCTGCCAGTGACCGTCGCCATTCTAGGCGGTGTCGGCGTCGGTGCGCTGATCGGCCTCGTCAACGGCCTGATCGTCGTCAGGCTCGGCATCCCCGCCTTCATCCAGACGCTCGGCATGCTGTTCATCGGCCAGGGCCTGATCCAGGTGGTGACGGGCGGCTACCCCGTCTATCCGCTGCCGGAGGCGATCAGTGCGATCGGCGGCACCGACCTCGCCTTCGGCCTCGGCTGGAGCTTTGCCTTCTTCATCGTCGCGGCGATCGCCGCCGATTTCGTCCTGCGGCGCACCGTGCTCGGGCGCAACATCTATGCCACCGGCGGCAACCAGGAAGTGGCGCGCCTCGTCGGCATCGACACCAGCGCCTACAAGATCGGCGCCTTCATCGTCGTCGGCGCGCTGGCGGCGATTGCCGGCATGTTCGTCATGGCCGATCTCGGCAGCGGCGGCACCTCGATCGGCAGCGGCTGGGAACTGACGGTCATCGCCGGAGTCGTGGTCGGCGGTGTCAGCCTGTTCGGCGGCGCCGGCACGGTCGCCGGCGGCGTTGTCGGCATCCTGATGCTGAAGGTGGTGCAGAGCGGCCTCGTCGTCATCGGCGTCAACTCCAACTGGCAGCAGATCGCGGTGGGCGTGATCATGGTCATGGCCGTTGGGCTCGACATTGTGCGCCGCCGCTACTTCATCGCCGGCGCATAG